One bacterium genomic window, AGGCGCGGCCGGTGGAGATCGGACGACGAAACGGGCTCGCCGCCCAGCTGCTCTCGGGGCTCAAGGAAGGGGAGACGGTGATCCTCCATCCCGGCGACACGGTGGAGGACGGGAAGAAGGTGCGTGCGAGAGAAACTACCCCCCCGCGAGCTTCGCAATGAAGCCGCGGCGGGAAAGTTCCGCAACGATCGCCTCCCGGTGGTCTCCCTGGATCTCGATCACCCCGTCCTTCGCCGTTCCCCCGGTCCCGCAGCGGCGCTTCAGTTCCGACGCGAGATCCCGGAGCGCTTCCCCCACGAGCGGAACGCCCGACACGGTGGTCACCGTCTTTCCCCCGCGGCCCTTCGTCTCCCGGCGGACGCGAACGATGCCGTCCCCCGCGGGGGCCGGCTCCGCCTTTCGGCACCGGCATTTCGCCATGGGCAGGCGGCATTTCGGGCAGACGAGCCCCCGCTCCGTTGAGTAGACCATCACCGGGTCGTCCCGCCGTCCCGCCACGTCGCACCCCCCG contains:
- a CDS encoding translation initiation factor Sui1 yields the protein MVYSTERGLVCPKCRLPMAKCRCRKAEPAPAGDGIVRVRRETKGRGGKTVTTVSGVPLVGEALRDLASELKRRCGTGGTAKDGVIEIQGDHREAIVAELSRRGFIAKLAGG